In Streptomyces sp. NBC_00414, a single window of DNA contains:
- a CDS encoding CsbD family protein, which translates to MAENEKAKAKTEQAKGKVKKTVGQAVGNERLTAEGKAEQSKGDARQAKEKTKDVFKH; encoded by the coding sequence GTGGCCGAGAACGAGAAGGCGAAGGCGAAGACCGAGCAGGCCAAGGGCAAGGTCAAGAAGACCGTCGGCCAGGCCGTCGGCAACGAGCGCCTGACCGCCGAAGGCAAGGCGGAGCAGTCCAAGGGTGACGCCCGCCAGGCCAAGGAGAAGACCAAGGACGTATTCAAGCATTGA
- a CDS encoding ATP-binding protein, with protein MTPTDATAVPSRPAPFGPRSPAEVREEVRYALAEARRSRRREALGGDDIIGDALLVASELTTNAMLHGGGVTKFEVTLDDQDVRLSVSDRSQEFPRPARHMGERGTMGPGGHGWPIVCRLARDITISELRTGGKRITAVVPLAQR; from the coding sequence ATGACCCCCACCGACGCGACGGCCGTACCGTCTCGGCCCGCCCCCTTCGGACCCCGCAGTCCGGCGGAGGTACGCGAGGAGGTGAGGTACGCGCTCGCGGAAGCGCGACGGTCCCGGCGGCGCGAGGCCCTCGGCGGTGACGACATCATCGGCGACGCCCTCCTCGTCGCCTCGGAGCTCACGACCAACGCGATGCTGCACGGCGGCGGTGTCACCAAGTTCGAGGTGACGCTGGACGACCAGGACGTACGTCTGTCGGTGAGCGACCGCAGCCAGGAGTTCCCCCGGCCGGCGCGGCACATGGGCGAGCGGGGAACGATGGGGCCCGGCGGCCACGGCTGGCCGATCGTCTGCCGTCTCGCCCGCGACATCACCATCTCGGAGCTGCGGACCGGCGGCAAGCGCATCACCGCCGTGGTGCCGCTCGCCCAGCGGTAG
- a CDS encoding phospholipase D-like domain-containing protein has protein sequence MTSTQDQPETMSTPAGTWSSPEYEKRAERIRRRLERLIGIAATEGNSLTALRNGDAIFAAMLAGIRSAEHTVDMMTFVYWKGDIARDFAQALAERARDGVRVRLLLDGFGSRLIEKDLLSAMEQAGVQVAWFRKPLALSPLKQNHRCHRKVLVVDEQTAFTGGVGIAEEWCGDARDEHEWRDTHVELRGPAVDGVAAAFAQNWAECHEELFDDRDRFVAHSPEGGAVVQVVRGSASFGWQDMQTLLRVMLESAEERFRLATAYFSPDAFFVDLLCAAARRGVEVEILLPGPHTDKRVCQLAGQHHYEELTACGVKIYQYQPTMMHAKVVTVDRVASLVGSTNFNRRSLDHDEEIMLAVLDEEFTSTLDSHFDEDVTVSTLIEKGRWKRRSVVQRAREAAVIPIRRFL, from the coding sequence ATGACGAGTACTCAGGACCAGCCGGAGACGATGTCCACCCCTGCGGGGACCTGGTCGTCGCCGGAGTACGAGAAACGCGCGGAACGGATACGTCGCCGACTGGAGAGACTCATCGGCATCGCGGCGACCGAGGGCAACTCCCTCACCGCTCTGCGCAACGGCGACGCGATCTTCGCCGCGATGCTGGCGGGCATCCGGTCCGCGGAGCACACCGTGGACATGATGACCTTCGTATACTGGAAGGGCGACATCGCCCGCGACTTCGCGCAGGCGCTCGCGGAGCGGGCCAGGGACGGTGTGCGGGTACGGCTGCTGCTGGACGGGTTCGGCAGCAGGCTGATCGAGAAGGACCTGCTGTCGGCCATGGAGCAGGCCGGTGTGCAGGTGGCGTGGTTCCGCAAACCGCTCGCGCTCTCGCCGCTCAAGCAGAACCACCGCTGCCACCGCAAGGTCCTCGTCGTCGACGAGCAGACGGCGTTCACCGGCGGGGTGGGCATCGCGGAGGAATGGTGCGGCGACGCGCGCGACGAGCACGAGTGGCGCGACACCCACGTCGAACTGCGCGGGCCGGCCGTGGACGGTGTCGCCGCCGCGTTCGCCCAGAACTGGGCCGAGTGCCACGAAGAACTCTTCGACGACCGTGACCGGTTCGTCGCGCACAGTCCCGAGGGCGGGGCCGTGGTGCAGGTGGTGCGCGGCTCGGCCAGCTTCGGCTGGCAGGACATGCAGACCCTGCTCCGGGTGATGCTGGAGTCGGCCGAGGAGCGTTTCCGGCTGGCCACCGCCTACTTCTCACCGGACGCGTTCTTCGTCGACCTGCTGTGTGCCGCGGCCCGCCGGGGCGTGGAGGTGGAGATCCTGCTGCCCGGCCCGCACACGGACAAGCGCGTCTGCCAGCTGGCCGGCCAGCATCATTACGAGGAGCTCACCGCCTGCGGCGTGAAGATCTACCAGTACCAGCCGACGATGATGCACGCCAAGGTCGTCACCGTGGACCGGGTCGCCTCGCTGGTCGGCTCGACCAACTTCAACCGCCGCTCGCTCGACCACGACGAGGAGATCATGCTCGCCGTGCTCGACGAGGAGTTCACCTCGACGCTCGACAGCCACTTCGACGAGGACGTGACGGTCAGCACCCTGATCGAGAAGGGCCGCTGGAAGCGACGTTCCGTCGTGCAGCGAGCCCGAGAAGCAGCCGTCATCCCCATCCGCCGCTTCCTGTGA
- a CDS encoding helix-turn-helix domain-containing protein yields the protein MVERDPMYQRRRLRIRLRQAREHAGMRQKDVAVAMDWSLSKLLRIEAGTVGISVNDLKILLQYYGITDAQDVASLVEMARVSYRELGWWSPYREAISAQFQEFLGHESSASQIRNFEPLMVPGLLQTEEYAAAVLANYAEPHSQRLLELRRERQEKIFRTGEKELHFILDENVITRTVGDNRVMRQQLRMLQEVIALPHVTLRIIPFDAGVYPYWDLAYVIFEFPVPDDGAVLYIERAKNQTFITNEGPGERGVYSPARFLEKFWQLEQLATLEDAPRMVDRALGRFRDESV from the coding sequence ATGGTGGAGCGGGACCCGATGTATCAGCGGCGAAGGCTGCGTATTCGGCTCCGGCAAGCACGTGAGCACGCGGGCATGCGCCAGAAGGACGTGGCGGTCGCGATGGACTGGTCGCTCTCCAAACTTCTGCGTATCGAGGCCGGGACGGTCGGCATTTCCGTCAACGACCTGAAAATTCTTCTTCAGTACTACGGCATCACGGATGCGCAGGACGTCGCCTCGCTGGTGGAGATGGCGCGCGTCTCCTATCGGGAGCTCGGCTGGTGGAGTCCTTACCGGGAGGCCATCTCGGCCCAGTTCCAGGAATTCCTGGGCCACGAGTCCTCGGCGTCGCAGATACGCAACTTCGAGCCGCTCATGGTGCCCGGGCTGCTTCAGACGGAGGAGTACGCCGCCGCGGTCCTGGCCAACTACGCGGAGCCCCACTCCCAGCGGTTGCTGGAGCTGAGGAGGGAGCGACAGGAGAAGATCTTCCGCACCGGCGAGAAGGAACTGCACTTCATACTCGACGAGAACGTCATCACTCGCACGGTCGGTGACAATCGCGTCATGAGGCAGCAGCTGAGAATGCTGCAGGAAGTGATCGCGTTACCCCACGTGACCTTGCGGATCATTCCGTTCGACGCGGGTGTGTATCCCTACTGGGACCTCGCGTATGTGATCTTCGAGTTTCCCGTCCCCGACGACGGAGCCGTCCTGTACATCGAGCGGGCGAAGAATCAGACGTTCATCACCAACGAGGGACCCGGGGAGCGGGGCGTGTACTCGCCCGCGCGCTTCCTGGAGAAGTTCTGGCAGCTGGAACAGCTGGCGACGCTGGAGGACGCTCCGCGGATGGTGGACCGGGCCCTCGGCCGCTTCCGTGACGAGTCCGTATAA
- a CDS encoding hemerythrin domain-containing protein has product MPETQDVVELILEDHRKMEDLFRQMRSVEADRATALKEFADLLIAHALAEETKVYPALKRYKDIDSEEVEHGEAEHEDGHKALLALLEVDEVGSEDWDEKLEELVEAIAHHTDEEERTILNGARENVAMERREELGAEFLKERAHRLRSGCGSVDNVRDIIEN; this is encoded by the coding sequence ATGCCTGAGACACAAGACGTCGTCGAACTCATCCTTGAAGATCACCGGAAGATGGAGGACCTCTTCCGGCAGATGCGCAGCGTCGAGGCGGACAGGGCGACCGCGCTGAAGGAATTCGCCGACCTCCTGATAGCCCACGCGCTCGCGGAGGAGACCAAGGTCTACCCCGCCCTCAAGCGCTACAAGGACATCGACAGCGAAGAGGTCGAGCACGGCGAGGCGGAGCACGAGGACGGCCACAAGGCGCTGCTCGCCCTCCTGGAGGTCGACGAGGTCGGCTCGGAGGACTGGGACGAGAAACTTGAGGAACTGGTGGAGGCCATCGCGCACCACACGGACGAGGAGGAGCGCACCATCCTCAACGGGGCGCGCGAGAACGTCGCCATGGAGCGCCGCGAAGAGCTCGGCGCGGAATTCCTCAAGGAGCGGGCGCACCGGCTGAGGTCCGGTTGCGGATCGGTCGACAACGTTCGCGACATCATCGAGAACTGA
- a CDS encoding glycoside hydrolase family 15 protein: MRRYPPIADHGLVGDLQTAALVSSDGTVDWLCAPRFDSPSVFASLLDHDRGGHFTVSAETAQPPVQIYLQDTAILVTRFLTESGVGEVVDFMPVERPERAVGRHRLVRILRVTRGLVRFSLECRPRFDYGRAGHRVDLGGDTVRFDAPGAQAVVQTVGPVRWNREGDDIRGELTMEEGDFAALALTVGDADDTAVPPLTPSDVRALFESTRDFWHAWVRRSSYRGRWQDMVNRAAITLKLLTYAPTGAPVAAPTMGLPEQIGGGRNWDYRYTWVRDGSMSVGALLGLGHIEEAHAFRAWLGDRLRAGRTVSGEPLQIMYRVDGDPELPEETLDHFEGYRGSAPVYAGNGAAGQLQLDIYGEAVFALSHTVQGAGNAPPYDGWQALSGVLDWLVKAWDRPDEGIWETRGGQKDFTYSRLMCWVAFDRGIRMARDFARPADIPEWTTARDNILRQVMERGWSTERQSFVQNYEDTTLDASLLLMPSVGFISPKDPRWLSTLEAMEQELVSDSLVQRYDPQASPDGLRGSEGTFSLCSFLYVDALAQAGQLGPARYAFDKMLTYANPVGLFAEEIGSTGEQLGNFPQAFTHLALITAALSLDQEMDALG, translated from the coding sequence ATGCGACGCTATCCCCCCATCGCCGACCACGGACTGGTCGGTGACCTCCAGACCGCCGCACTGGTCTCCTCCGACGGCACGGTCGACTGGCTGTGCGCGCCCAGGTTCGACTCGCCCAGCGTGTTCGCCTCGCTCCTCGACCACGACCGCGGTGGTCACTTCACCGTGTCCGCCGAGACGGCGCAGCCACCGGTGCAGATCTACCTTCAGGACACCGCGATCCTGGTGACGCGGTTCCTGACGGAGTCGGGCGTCGGCGAAGTGGTCGACTTCATGCCGGTGGAGCGCCCCGAGCGCGCGGTGGGCCGGCACCGGCTCGTCAGGATCCTGCGGGTGACCCGCGGCCTGGTCCGCTTCTCACTGGAGTGCAGGCCGCGCTTCGACTACGGCCGCGCCGGGCACCGCGTCGACCTCGGCGGGGACACCGTGCGCTTCGACGCCCCCGGCGCCCAGGCCGTGGTGCAGACGGTCGGCCCGGTGCGGTGGAACAGGGAAGGCGATGACATCCGCGGCGAACTGACCATGGAGGAGGGGGATTTCGCCGCCCTCGCCCTGACGGTCGGCGATGCCGACGACACTGCCGTACCGCCACTGACACCCTCGGACGTCCGGGCGCTCTTCGAGAGCACCCGGGACTTCTGGCACGCGTGGGTACGCCGCAGCAGCTACCGCGGACGCTGGCAGGACATGGTGAACAGGGCGGCCATCACCCTGAAACTGCTCACGTACGCGCCGACCGGGGCGCCCGTCGCGGCACCCACCATGGGGCTGCCCGAACAGATCGGCGGCGGCCGCAACTGGGACTACCGCTACACCTGGGTGCGGGACGGCTCGATGTCGGTCGGCGCCCTGCTGGGCCTCGGCCACATCGAGGAGGCGCACGCGTTCCGCGCCTGGCTCGGCGACCGGCTGAGGGCGGGCCGCACGGTCAGCGGCGAACCCCTGCAGATCATGTACCGCGTCGACGGCGACCCCGAACTGCCGGAGGAGACCCTCGACCACTTCGAGGGCTACCGCGGATCGGCGCCGGTGTACGCGGGCAACGGCGCCGCGGGACAGCTCCAGCTCGACATCTACGGCGAGGCGGTGTTCGCCCTGTCCCATACGGTGCAGGGCGCCGGCAACGCGCCGCCGTACGACGGCTGGCAGGCGCTGTCCGGTGTGCTGGACTGGCTGGTCAAGGCCTGGGACCGGCCCGACGAGGGGATCTGGGAGACGCGCGGCGGGCAGAAGGACTTCACCTACAGCCGTCTCATGTGCTGGGTCGCCTTCGACCGGGGCATCCGGATGGCCCGTGACTTCGCCCGGCCCGCCGACATCCCGGAGTGGACCACGGCCCGGGACAACATCCTTCGCCAGGTGATGGAGCGCGGCTGGAGCACCGAGCGCCAGTCGTTCGTCCAGAACTACGAGGACACCACCCTCGACGCGTCCCTGCTGCTCATGCCCTCCGTCGGCTTCATCTCGCCGAAGGACCCGCGCTGGCTGTCCACCCTCGAAGCGATGGAACAGGAACTCGTCTCCGACAGCCTCGTCCAGCGCTACGACCCGCAGGCGTCCCCGGACGGTCTGCGCGGCAGCGAGGGCACGTTCTCCCTGTGCAGCTTCCTGTACGTCGACGCGCTGGCGCAGGCCGGTCAGCTCGGCCCGGCCAGGTACGCCTTCGACAAGATGCTCACCTACGCCAATCCCGTGGGCCTGTTCGCGGAGGAGATCGGCTCGACGGGGGAGCAGCTCGGAAACTTCCCGCAGGCGTTCACGCACCTGGCGCTCATCACGGCCGCCCTCTCCCTCGACCAGGAGATGGACGCCCTCGGCTGA
- a CDS encoding DUF397 domain-containing protein has translation MSIVLYATAINSAQPGSSGRFGAAHHADRTILFTLLKAWRVAPVRSEAVPLEWFKSSASGSENCVEVAFTGDVRVRDSKDPDRSTLKFSHASWTAFTGRATEHPLPDGE, from the coding sequence ATGTCCATCGTGCTGTACGCGACTGCTATAAACAGCGCACAACCTGGATCGTCCGGTCGGTTCGGCGCTGCACACCATGCCGACCGGACGATCCTGTTCACTTTGCTCAAGGCATGGAGGGTCGCGCCAGTGCGCTCTGAAGCAGTACCTCTTGAATGGTTCAAGAGTTCGGCCAGCGGTTCGGAAAATTGCGTCGAAGTCGCCTTCACCGGTGACGTGCGGGTAAGGGACTCCAAGGACCCCGACCGCTCCACGCTGAAGTTCTCACACGCGTCATGGACTGCCTTCACCGGCCGCGCGACCGAGCACCCCCTACCGGACGGTGAATAG
- a CDS encoding WhiB family transcriptional regulator, whose translation MEGWREHAECRTVDPDLFFPIGNTGPALVQIEDAKSVCQRCPVREECLNWALDTGQSIGVWGGRSEAERRTLRRRIRSRTSRDNSA comes from the coding sequence ATGGAGGGCTGGCGTGAGCACGCAGAATGCCGCACCGTCGATCCCGATCTCTTCTTCCCCATCGGCAACACAGGCCCCGCGCTGGTGCAGATCGAGGACGCCAAGTCCGTCTGTCAGCGCTGCCCGGTGCGCGAGGAATGCCTGAACTGGGCGCTCGACACGGGGCAGAGCATCGGTGTCTGGGGCGGCAGGAGCGAGGCCGAACGGCGCACCCTGCGGCGGCGCATCCGCAGCCGTACCTCCCGGGACAACAGTGCGTAG
- a CDS encoding SigB/SigF/SigG family RNA polymerase sigma factor — translation MTTSVNTREASDCSTGVQEAVGDLPWIEDGGKVAPKDARVLSRLFLDRLQELEEGTREYQYARNTLIEMNLSLVSFAARRFRNRGSGDMEDVIQVGTIGLIKAIDRFDLSREVEFTSFAIPYIVGEIKRFFRDTTWAVHVPRRLQELRVSLAKSKEALAATLNRPPTVKELATHLDLSEEEVIEGLVAANGYVAGSIDTPGGDDDSSDGGPKYADTLGEEDPAMDLFEDLHTLAPLLQELDDRERTIIEMRFGQEMTQAEIGRELNLSQMHISRLLTRTLGRLRAGLLAA, via the coding sequence GTGACTACCTCCGTGAACACCCGCGAGGCATCTGACTGCAGCACGGGCGTGCAGGAGGCCGTGGGCGACCTGCCCTGGATCGAGGACGGGGGCAAGGTCGCTCCCAAGGACGCGCGGGTACTGTCCCGGCTGTTCCTCGACCGGCTGCAGGAGCTCGAAGAAGGCACCCGCGAATACCAGTACGCCCGCAACACACTGATCGAGATGAACCTGTCCCTGGTCAGCTTCGCGGCCCGCCGGTTCCGCAACCGGGGCAGCGGTGACATGGAGGACGTCATCCAGGTCGGCACGATCGGCCTGATCAAGGCCATCGACCGCTTCGACCTGTCGCGCGAGGTCGAGTTCACCTCCTTCGCGATCCCCTACATCGTCGGCGAGATCAAGCGCTTCTTCCGGGACACCACCTGGGCCGTGCACGTCCCGCGGCGTCTGCAGGAGCTGCGGGTCTCGCTCGCCAAGAGCAAGGAAGCCCTCGCCGCCACACTGAACCGCCCGCCGACGGTCAAGGAACTCGCCACTCATCTGGACCTGAGCGAGGAAGAGGTCATCGAGGGTCTGGTGGCCGCCAACGGTTATGTCGCCGGCTCCATCGACACCCCCGGTGGCGACGACGACTCCAGCGACGGCGGGCCGAAGTACGCGGACACCCTGGGCGAGGAAGACCCGGCGATGGACCTGTTCGAGGACCTGCACACGCTCGCGCCCCTCCTCCAGGAGCTCGACGACCGTGAGCGGACCATCATCGAGATGCGTTTCGGCCAGGAGATGACACAGGCGGAGATCGGCCGTGAACTGAATCTCTCCCAGATGCACATCTCCCGCCTGCTGACGCGCACGCTCGGTCGGCTGCGCGCGGGACTCCTCGCCGCGTGA
- a CDS encoding GNAT family N-acetyltransferase — protein sequence MRSISEVDIDIHRPESLSDALRRDWHRAADASPDYANPFLSPEFAAGIGAHRGGARVAVLREGGEAVGFFPYERNSFGVGRAIGLGLSDCQALVHRPGFTWDTRELLRACGLSVFEFDHLVEEQKPFSRYVTGTYPSPVIDLKVGDGTYAEWLRGAYPGLAKTTLKKERRLGRDLGEMRFVFDERDPAMLRTLMRWKSAQYRRTSRMDRFARPWIVSAVDHLFHVREEHFTGILSVVYAGDRPVAAHFGPRSRTVFAAWFTAYDPELRYYSPGLVMHLRMAEAAGRRGVRILDLGRGDKEYKDWLKTRELRVGEGFASRRHPVAAAHRLWRRPVRGLRNTVLAHPGLKDPADRLLKTVGALRTSGSTGVGRAASRER from the coding sequence ATGCGGTCAATCAGTGAGGTGGACATAGACATCCACAGACCCGAGTCGCTGAGCGATGCCCTGCGCCGGGACTGGCATCGAGCGGCGGACGCGTCACCCGACTACGCCAACCCCTTCCTCTCACCGGAGTTCGCGGCCGGTATCGGCGCCCACCGCGGCGGCGCGCGGGTGGCGGTCCTGCGCGAGGGGGGAGAGGCCGTGGGCTTCTTCCCGTACGAGCGCAACTCCTTCGGGGTGGGGCGGGCCATCGGTCTCGGTCTGTCGGACTGTCAGGCCCTCGTGCACCGGCCCGGATTCACCTGGGACACCCGCGAACTGCTGCGTGCCTGTGGGCTGTCCGTCTTCGAGTTCGACCACCTCGTCGAGGAACAGAAGCCGTTCAGCCGCTATGTCACGGGGACGTATCCGTCACCGGTGATCGACCTCAAGGTCGGTGACGGCACCTACGCGGAGTGGCTGCGCGGCGCGTACCCCGGGCTGGCCAAGACGACGCTGAAGAAGGAGCGCCGCCTGGGGCGCGATCTGGGCGAGATGCGGTTCGTCTTCGACGAGCGCGATCCCGCGATGCTGCGCACGCTCATGCGGTGGAAGTCCGCCCAGTACCGCAGGACGTCACGGATGGACCGGTTCGCGCGGCCCTGGATCGTGAGCGCGGTGGATCACCTGTTCCACGTCCGTGAGGAGCACTTCACCGGCATCCTCTCCGTGGTGTACGCGGGCGACCGGCCGGTGGCCGCACATTTCGGCCCGAGATCGCGCACGGTGTTCGCGGCCTGGTTCACCGCGTACGACCCCGAACTGCGCTACTACTCACCCGGCTTGGTCATGCACCTCAGGATGGCGGAGGCGGCGGGCCGGCGGGGCGTACGGATCCTGGATCTGGGCCGGGGCGACAAGGAGTACAAGGACTGGCTCAAGACCCGGGAACTGCGTGTGGGGGAGGGCTTCGCGAGCCGTCGCCACCCGGTGGCGGCGGCACACCGGCTGTGGCGCAGACCGGTGCGCGGCCTGCGCAACACGGTTCTGGCCCATCCCGGACTCAAGGATCCCGCGGACCGGCTGCTGAAGACGGTCGGCGCCCTGCGCACCTCCGGCAGCACGGGCGTGGGCAGGGCGGCCTCGCGAGAGCGCTGA
- a CDS encoding ABC transporter substrate-binding protein: MQRRVLGLVAVLTTIVATAGCGSSGSGSGDSSSSNGDGTTKVKVGIIPIVDVAPLYLGQKKGFFDSRGIQLDMVSAQGGAAIIPGVVSGQFQFGFSNTTSLMVAQVKGVPVKSVVNGAASNGKVGGDVTGVGVSKDSPIKSAEDLAGHTVAVNTLQNIGDTTVRESVRAAGGDPSEVEFVEIPFDQMPAALDDGRVDAAWMGEPAMTIAKAKGARVVASPFAETDPKLTVATYFTSAQLAKQKPGLVKKFTEAMTESLQYATDHPDEARQVLTTYTKIGGDVLEKLTLPNWPPDVDMASLEKLASLGEQDGLFGDKQPDVDALFS, translated from the coding sequence ATGCAGAGGCGCGTTCTCGGGCTTGTCGCAGTGCTGACCACGATCGTCGCCACGGCCGGATGCGGATCGTCCGGCTCGGGGTCCGGCGATTCGTCGTCCTCGAACGGGGACGGGACCACCAAGGTCAAGGTCGGCATCATCCCGATCGTCGACGTGGCCCCGCTCTACCTGGGACAGAAGAAGGGATTCTTCGACAGCCGCGGCATCCAGCTCGACATGGTGAGTGCCCAGGGCGGCGCGGCGATCATCCCCGGTGTGGTGAGCGGCCAGTTCCAGTTCGGTTTCAGCAACACCACGTCGCTGATGGTCGCGCAGGTCAAAGGAGTCCCGGTCAAGTCCGTGGTGAACGGCGCGGCGTCCAACGGCAAGGTCGGGGGTGACGTCACCGGTGTGGGCGTCAGCAAGGACAGCCCGATCAAGTCGGCCGAGGACCTCGCCGGACACACGGTCGCGGTGAACACCCTGCAGAACATCGGGGACACCACGGTGCGCGAGTCGGTCCGCGCCGCCGGCGGCGACCCGTCCGAGGTCGAGTTCGTGGAGATCCCGTTCGACCAGATGCCGGCCGCACTGGACGACGGGCGCGTGGACGCCGCCTGGATGGGTGAGCCCGCGATGACCATCGCCAAGGCGAAGGGCGCCCGCGTCGTGGCGTCACCGTTCGCCGAGACGGACCCGAAGCTCACCGTGGCCACGTACTTCACCTCCGCCCAGTTGGCGAAGCAGAAGCCCGGCCTGGTGAAGAAGTTCACCGAGGCGATGACCGAGTCTCTCCAGTACGCCACCGACCACCCCGACGAGGCACGCCAGGTCCTGACGACGTACACCAAGATCGGCGGTGATGTCCTGGAGAAGCTCACCCTGCCGAACTGGCCGCCGGACGTCGACATGGCCTCCCTGGAGAAGCTGGCGTCCCTCGGTGAGCAGGACGGACTCTTCGGCGACAAGCAGCCGGATGTGGACGCCCTCTTCTCCTGA
- a CDS encoding GAF and ANTAR domain-containing protein, which translates to MAQVPGEVWEQFAIAVAEMARDLLAQDSAQGTLDRVVEHASVLIKGCDEAGILTVRQGEVHALAATSDLVRRSDRIQQDLQEGPCFDAVTDRQQIYAIEDLRQPSKQWPRFAPELRKLGMGSMMGFLLFTEDDNLGALNLYSREPANFDETARRSGWILASHAAVAFSAARTHQQLSHAMETRHEIGEAMGILMERYGLAEDTAFKVLKKTSQDRNVKLREIARQICRTGEKPA; encoded by the coding sequence ATGGCGCAGGTACCGGGCGAGGTATGGGAGCAGTTCGCGATCGCCGTGGCGGAGATGGCGCGTGACCTGTTGGCGCAGGATTCCGCCCAGGGCACCCTGGACCGCGTCGTGGAGCACGCGTCGGTTCTGATCAAGGGGTGCGACGAAGCCGGCATCCTCACCGTGCGCCAGGGGGAAGTGCATGCCCTGGCCGCGACGAGCGACCTGGTGCGGCGCTCGGACCGGATCCAGCAGGACCTGCAGGAGGGCCCCTGCTTCGACGCGGTGACCGACCGTCAGCAGATCTACGCCATCGAGGATCTACGGCAGCCGAGCAAGCAGTGGCCCCGTTTCGCCCCCGAGCTGAGGAAGCTCGGCATGGGAAGCATGATGGGTTTCCTGCTCTTCACCGAGGACGACAACCTCGGAGCCCTGAACCTGTACTCCCGCGAGCCGGCCAACTTCGACGAGACCGCTCGACGTTCCGGCTGGATCCTCGCCTCCCATGCCGCCGTGGCGTTCTCCGCGGCCCGTACGCACCAGCAGCTGAGCCACGCCATGGAGACCCGTCACGAGATCGGCGAGGCCATGGGCATCCTGATGGAGCGCTACGGCCTGGCCGAGGACACGGCGTTCAAGGTGCTCAAGAAGACGTCGCAGGACCGCAACGTCAAACTGCGTGAGATCGCCCGCCAGATCTGCCGGACCGGCGAAAAGCCCGCCTGA